From one Trifolium pratense cultivar HEN17-A07 linkage group LG1, ARS_RC_1.1, whole genome shotgun sequence genomic stretch:
- the LOC123902488 gene encoding uncharacterized protein LOC123902488 isoform X2 — translation MDTTREELPDTMAAIRLSGMEISDVINELGDLGQEITQGVKSSTRVVRSAEERFRRLTTMIPSSSSASLQGMEYSPKTEPDSGALAVARTARGTREGIIKGRGMLRMFFSLAQFSSFALKFITGHGKRFQMPLVPLAKRIILIRTLMKMMAPMNMNKRKIIRVLYKIQDICNFYYIFFKYYMILLVLH, via the exons ATGGATACGACAAGAGAAGAACTTCCTGACACAATGGCTGCAATTCGATTATCCGGTATGGAAATTAGTGACGTAATCAATGAACTCGGTGATCTTGG ACAAGAGATTACCCAAGGTGTTAAAAGCTCCACTCGCGTGGTTCGCTCCGCGGAGGAAAGGTTTCGCCGTTTAACCACTATGataccttcttcttcttc AGCTTCACTGCAGGGAATGGAATACAGCCCCAAAACTGAGCCTGACTCGGGCGCGCTTGCGGTGGCAAGAACTGCTAGGGGCACGAGAGAGGGTATTATCAAGGGTCGTGGTATGTTGAGGATGTTTTTCTCCCTTGCCCAATTTTCAAGTTTTGCTCTCAAATTCATTACTGGACATGGAAAAAG GTTCCAAATGCCTCTAGTGCCCCTTGCCAAACGAATTATCTTAATCCGGACACTAATGAAGATGATGGCACCGATGAACATGAACAAGAGGAAGATTATCCGCGTTTTGTATAAGATCCAagatatttgtaatttttattacattttctttaaatattaCATGATACTTTTAGTTTTACATTAG
- the LOC123902488 gene encoding uncharacterized protein LOC123902488 isoform X1: MDTTREELPDTMAAIRLSGMEISDVINELGDLGQEITQGVKSSTRVVRSAEERFRRLTTMIPSSSSSASLQGMEYSPKTEPDSGALAVARTARGTREGIIKGRGMLRMFFSLAQFSSFALKFITGHGKRFQMPLVPLAKRIILIRTLMKMMAPMNMNKRKIIRVLYKIQDICNFYYIFFKYYMILLVLH, from the exons ATGGATACGACAAGAGAAGAACTTCCTGACACAATGGCTGCAATTCGATTATCCGGTATGGAAATTAGTGACGTAATCAATGAACTCGGTGATCTTGG ACAAGAGATTACCCAAGGTGTTAAAAGCTCCACTCGCGTGGTTCGCTCCGCGGAGGAAAGGTTTCGCCGTTTAACCACTATGataccttcttcttcttcttcag CTTCACTGCAGGGAATGGAATACAGCCCCAAAACTGAGCCTGACTCGGGCGCGCTTGCGGTGGCAAGAACTGCTAGGGGCACGAGAGAGGGTATTATCAAGGGTCGTGGTATGTTGAGGATGTTTTTCTCCCTTGCCCAATTTTCAAGTTTTGCTCTCAAATTCATTACTGGACATGGAAAAAG GTTCCAAATGCCTCTAGTGCCCCTTGCCAAACGAATTATCTTAATCCGGACACTAATGAAGATGATGGCACCGATGAACATGAACAAGAGGAAGATTATCCGCGTTTTGTATAAGATCCAagatatttgtaatttttattacattttctttaaatattaCATGATACTTTTAGTTTTACATTAG
- the LOC123902487 gene encoding pentatricopeptide repeat-containing protein At1g62350-like isoform X2 yields MLRLALRRVSSSSFSSTATVVNSSSRFITGSASKPSLSIWRRNKELGKEGLIITKELKRLQSDPVRLDRFVRSNVSRLLKSDLVSVLFEFQRQDNVFLSIKIFRLRTVPTFRLRY; encoded by the exons ATGCTGCGACTTGCACTGCGAAGAGtttcatcatcttctttttcttctacagCCACCGTCGTTAATTCTTCTTCTCGGTTCATTACCGGTTCCGCTTCTAAACCAAGCCTATCAATATGGAGGCGAAATAAAGAATTGGGTAAAGAAGGTCTCATCATTACCAAAGAACTCAAGAGACTCCAATCCGACCCGGTTCGTCTCGACCGGTTTGTCCGGTCCAATGTTTCGCGCTTGCTCAAGTCTGATCTTGTCTCTGTCCTTTTTGAATTCCAAAGACAGGACAATGTCTTTCTCTCCATCAAG atattcaggctgaggactgtgccgacgtttagactgcggtatTAG